A single window of Candidatus Rhabdochlamydia oedothoracis DNA harbors:
- a CDS encoding transposase, giving the protein MSKQGLNEEQFKILEPQMEKWVNRNHYGRKLAPWRPVVNTIFWVLRTGAPWKDAPRNKEFSHPSTAHAWLGRMQSAGFLDQFLEELLKLAEQLGCIDAQRLSVDGFFFQRTRRRRAS; this is encoded by the coding sequence ATGAGCAAGCAAGGATTAAATGAAGAACAGTTTAAAATACTCGAACCTCAAATGGAAAAATGGGTAAATCGTAACCATTATGGAAGAAAATTAGCGCCATGGAGACCTGTAGTGAATACTATTTTCTGGGTGCTTCGGACAGGAGCTCCTTGGAAAGATGCACCTAGAAACAAGGAGTTTTCTCATCCCTCAACAGCACACGCATGGCTTGGAAGAATGCAATCTGCTGGATTTTTAGATCAATTTTTAGAAGAGCTGCTTAAGCTTGCCGAACAGCTGGGGTGTATTGATGCCCAGAGACTCTCTGTAGATGGTTTTTTTTTCCAGCGGACGCGGAGGAGGAGAGCAAGTTGA